AGACAAAGTCACTTTTGAAATTGAAAAACTAATGGAAAAGGTTTTAGTGGGCAAAGATTCACAGACACGGTCAGGAGAACTGACGGTGATGGACTAACCAGCACAGTAACCTGATCTTAACCCCATTGAGATTTTGTGGGATCAGCAAAACTGTAAGGTGCATTAAAAGTATTCGACAAGCTAGCCAAATGTGATAAGTGCTAAAGGAAACGAGACAAGAATGTTTGGATAACTATACAATTACATTTCATTCAGtgtgaaaaataatttatttctaaAATAATAGATTTTACTGGAAAAGGAAcaagtaattgggtgtgctttgccttcggcaagggcacaacctttgttctctcacatatatattattgggtgtgctttgccttcggcaagggcacaacctttgttctctcacatatatattattattggtggccaagccgcgaagcagcgaagccacttaagtgtttctaccttttcttattattattgggtaaTAACCTTTgtttctcacatatatattattattgtgagaatgctgcttcagcattccaagtattgttctttgaatctttattcaacttcttctatttcttccgtggcacgtttcagcgccttcaaatctttagctattaaaaccgttcaggtATCAACAAATTCTGCAGTTTCAGGGcattcctgctatgacttttcagctttgtacctcttatgcttgaattaatataaatcaatattcataatatttttaacatggttttccaaagaagtcttttttcaaatcctttcaaacttcttaaaacttcttTAACTTCCaagtccttcttcttcctcaatctttcagctagagccatcatttaaactttaaaatgttgacaaaaccctaaactataaaaaaaaaacagctttttgatatctattcaacttttttcaatatcactgattatgtttcatgactttttcaaaccgtttctaaGATTatatgggtgtgtacgtgaaagcctagagtgcagactgaaacgcttagagtggaggggagcttcggatgagcaaaagctgttcacaccactcgcgcatttctccgcgccggtcaccaagcctttcagctactctgagctttcctttacgctgacatggtgcATAAACATGgtattggctatatcccagcattgatccttatctacgttgtccttgtaaaattgttgctgacatacaacaactccctgtgcttttcaacttcgagaattcatttgatgctgattttagaaatcgacttgggggttctctctcggtaggctatgtttgcgtgtgtgttgtgtgcaacgcgtgacaactcgtttctctcaaacaaacaaaacaactacgggcatgctagcttaACGGATCAatccatttattttcattcgttttcatcagggtaaacacatgtaaaggacgttcgttaccaacattgtgtaattataaagtctacaactttacaaatgttcaccgtagtctacaattaatggagtaaaatcttaatatgtttttttattcaaatatatcaactaatatggtgtatttcatcatcctgcagccgatttcgcaagcgtctcgcgaaaaaattcgaccagctgccgaaacgatcgctgcagatcgcaggcgatcgcaggcgcttcgcagccagtgtggtcggtcccatttgatacacataggcgccgaaagaaaaaaggaggcacttccaggcgcgtcgcagcagatcgcagccgatcgcaggcagtgtgtcccaggcgtcagtctctcacacaggtgattggtattagctgattagtggagtcacaagtcAGAGTTTTATAGTATTTCAACCTGATACAATTTACAACAGGTGACTCTGCAaagtgctgctaatatctcttttactaatGGAACtattttattctactacgccactgagtgcgtttacttgaccatgagaaacccgattactagcaattgtcgatTCATGCCAATAATatgattactccgtttacatgtgtaattagttatgcgattactcaataaatgcGTCgacattatttttttattaatcgttgtatgctccacggacaaaactaaccatcatccttctgcaacaaagtgtcgctgtgtcttcctgtatcggccctactgctgtatgtttcattcaatcaacacattgaatcctactaaaaAAGCAGAGTAAACGCACGCAGTAAACGTCACAATttaagttgtaaatgagcagcaaaaaaaaaagctttaaaatgtatgtaatctttataaataataagtattcacttttatataaaatatacagaaatatcagttgtaaaactgtcattcaaaaacggacccctgtgcaaccgacgcaagcaagcacaccctacaatttccccagaaattctaccctctctagttattattctagttccatgggagtcaagcCCTAGAACCCttcgataactttttgtgaaatttggcacactcattatagacagttccttctatacctacaccaaatttcatgtatcccattagaccactctagcgccaccaatgggtcaaacttggacttgtgtttacacccgcaacttttgaaccgtatgactgattttcaaaaatgaggtaccatcggattccctggatcaagacgagttaaacgcaccatatgacgtccgcacatggcagccatcttgctacagtcaactcgctcacccataacattgtgttgatgctacatgtactttttaaccctcgtgctgccttcgggtcacatgaaccaaaggttcataacgaaccatcgttgtgtttacccaattttacccaatacaaaaacaaataaaaataattttcttttaaccattccaatgtggggggtctgagacagcccgacagttaaaagaaaatgcttcactttgtttttgtatgaggtaaatttgtcgcaatacgacggtgggtcacaatgactgatgggtcagaatgacccgaagataacacaagggttaaatgaccataaattgctcaattttcaaccgatttttgaaacggtttggtttgttatcaacgtcagagatgtcgttatgccactgcatacttatgaataattatgttatttaaaaaacaatAGAATATAAGTATATCTATACTAATCCATATAatcaatttccccagaaattgtaccctctctagtttacggTTGCCTCATCTTTCTGTTCCCCATCCACAGTATTTACAGAAGTTGCAAGCACTGGTTCCACATATTGTAAATGCTACTATACACCACCATGAGCCTATATAAGGCTAGGAGAAGCAGTGTGATTTAACCACAAACTCCTGTCAAGAATGAGGGCTCTTGTGTTTCTTCTGCTTGCAGCAGTGGCAAGCGCCAAGGTATACCAAAGATGTGCACTAGCCTGTTTTTCGTCCGGGCCCGCCCGCGGGAccgaaaacactgccccctactcccccctgttactacgcactaaatgttaatatattttttagactactacacatgttatacatcattggaaagctacgattcttgtgcttgtagatatgtaaaccatttcaagattgagtcacaacaacaagtttagtcaacgtctttgtccagtcaccactttggtgttgtttacaagccaaacgtctctacttaccctcaaaggttctgtgtcgtccaggtatgcaaacaacacatcaaaacttgatctgcgtacattcccaagggttcaaattatctaaccatgtaaagtaattcatccaaatacaatgttttacgttcatgaataaccattatcctttgtttcattatgcaagttagccgacggaagaaacaacttgttcacataaaagtattcttttctccggttagcaacggagtatttacgatatgaaggcatcaaaatgtccgttcaaccctccccttttgattgacaccttgtttgacccaataggagcttccatgccccgttgacatccctctaaagccaactaggtctgtgcgtcctgcacctcgatgtactcttataaaaacatgtgtcaaatatgaatatattgtggtattatgtttgacttttgatttgaattggataaggcttcaacctgttgtccaatttagtcttccagctaatacctaccacatataggcctcttcaggcctctgttttcaaaacaaaatctaggcggaaatagaaactttcactttccttgtgttcaagcttctattactcaacaccagtaggactgacaggggtcctgacaacaggggaaataacttcagagtgtcagctttcaaaagagatcatttacatgcatgtactccaaatggttcaagaacagctttcaatttactttgggtatgctgtttaggcgttttcaggcaaatttaacaggattatgaAAAGGCTAGCTAAAGTGATGAAGGATGCTGGAATGGACGGTTTCCGAGGAAACGGCCTGCCCAACTGTGAGTTAGAGAAGTACTGTGAgatatgtatgtctgtgtcaaTTTGTCTATTTCTGTTACATCGTAATACACATTTTTAAACCGATCTCGTGTATGCCTCCTTTTTCCCCAGGGGTGTGTCTGGCCAAATGGGAGTCAAACTACAACACTTTAGCCATCAATCACAACACAGACGGCTCCACCGACTATGGAATCTTTCAGATCAACAGCCGTTACTGGTGTGATGATGGACGCACACCTGGGGCCAAGAACATTTGTGGCATCCGTTGTAGAGGTTAGTAGGCTAAAGTGTCCAAAGTGGCTTACAGGagtgatttgaacctgcaacctctagaTGTGCAGTCAAACGCTCTACCACTTGGCTATAGACACCCTCACACTTGCTAAACTATTAGTCATAGTCTAGTGTGATATTAATAGATGATGagtgtgtggaagaaattgggatttcctgtgtgcttacattattcactaatcaatagaactagtcattggatactagttagtacgttctcatgtaagcttgctattaataagagtatattgtgtctatgtgtcaggttaatagatgttcggggtcaggagaaagtactggctaaacgtcccttgtcatgactacaaggagagctccaactatgaactctctagtctgagagttgtcatgtgttgggagcagtgaatctctttctctgagactgttgtaacgtcattactgcctgactgtcattatctatgtttacattattgtgccctataaaagatggtcctccggctttcccaatggagagagacatgattgagacctaagcctggtgttgtgttgtaatttattgtcagaggtctggttttctctcccaatctgcagattgataaatacgtattaaaatccagaactcaactgaacttactcactccgtttatgaagagacggacaaaacactttctccaTCAAGTGTTTGGTTCCCCTTGGTTCCCttaattttttctttttctgaaaAGAATTGTTGACAGATAACATTCAAACTGCCATCCGCTGTGCCAAACGTGTGGCCCAGGACCCTAATGGAATTAAGGCGTGGTAAGAACGCAAATGTATATTTTATGGAACTTAAAATAGTTATATTTAATGTAGATTGTATGTCTTTGATCACACAACAGTATAAGGCACTTTTACTCTGAGTGGATTTTAGTTGAGCCATTTTATGACATCTATAGCTGTCATAATATAACATGTAGCAGGAGGTCTAGAAactcatgcatgtgtgtattctTTACAGGGTGGCCTGGCGTCGCCACTGTCAGAACCAGGACCTGAGCTCGTATGTGGCCGGATGTGGAGTATGGGAGCTCTGAGGAAGCGGCATACATCATGACATACCATTTCTCTCCAAGAATGTTTCGGTTTCCATTCCGCTTTAAACCACCCCAGGGTTCAGGGAGGCTTTATAACTATTAGTTAAGATTTTAAATATCCTGATAACTGAAAGTTACTTGCATACATATACTAGAGAGTTTTGCTTACTTTAATACACTGAGCATGCATAAACATTTATGAAAAAAATTCTACTTGTGGTTTTCTTTGTTCTGGAGTTTCAGTTATGGACTTGTACTCATTGTTTTAGACCGTAGACATACACGTTTTATTTCTTGGCCAACATAATCATGTTCCCATGATGCTTTGCAGAGCATGCAACATTgatgtatgtaaaaaaaaaaaaaaagacaaactaGCATCCTAGCATCCTACATTAGACAGGTTTATCATTCAAAGTATGCAAGACTTATTTTCAAGAGATTATCAAATTGTATAAAAGCTTAAAAATTCTGCAGCACTAGTATCAGAGCACTTAAATACAATATTGTACAACAATGTATAAGAAAGCCTTTGTTTTGTTGTACTTTCAATGTACGCTATTTAACTTATAAAGAGCACTGCAGGAAGTAATTGTAGCATTTCAAGAAACATTACTTTAGATACAAATTACTCAGTGTAGGAGCAATCTAGCCAAAGAATGGGATTTTGTCAACACAGTGTATGGAATTGAATGTAACCGCCTTGAAAATCAGGAGGTTGCAACTTATCAGGATCATTTTACGACAGACACTTCTAAGCGGATGGACTGAAACATTCACCTGATATCTCTCACAGTAATGtcaaacacaaccaatataCAATTCTGTGATTTTATCCTGTTAATTAAATTTATTTTTAGATTTGTAGATTGTagacaaacagaaacagaaacctAATAGGAAGATTCTCCTGAAAAGAGCAAGGGGCTCACATCCTAGTTTCTTCTGGAGGCCGATTCATATAGTCCTGAATAGCCTGATGCAGGGGAAGCCATTTCTTTATTGATGCTTTTAAAGCTACAATCCATCTGTCAAATAAATAGCAACAAGCAATACAATCAGTTTTATTTCAGGTGGTGTAATTCCAATTCAATATTAGACAGGTGGTAGAGCTGTTTCCATGTTCTATTTATACTGTTCTATACACTATCTTACCGTTTGTTTTCAGTGGGGTCCTCAGCACAAAGATAAAACGTTTTGAACTCCTCAGATGGTGGTTTTAGTTCAATGGTGGATTTTTTGGATCCCAACATCTGTTCCCTTACTGTGTATCCATGCAAGTATATACCACCTGGAATAAGACTTTTATTGAGTTACAGTTTTTTTAAGGAATCAGTGAATTGATATAACATCACGATCTATGGATATTATGTGCgataaatatttattttgtgaGACACAAGATTTTATTGACACAGTGTATGGTTACTGCATATTGAAGTTAGCTTTCTCAACCAAACCTACCAAGAGCATGGGTAGAACGGATGCCATGGTAAAAGTAGAGACATCCATCCTTCAGTATGCAGTAGTGTTGAACACACATATCCTTGTTGCGGTCTATCTGGTGGAGCAGGCCCAGACACTCTGGGTTCTTGACAGCCAGAGGAGGCAGGTTAGCGTTGTGGCGAGTCACATCTACCCACACGTGGTGCTTATGCACAAGAGGAAATTAAGAGGGATTAGTGACAAGATGCTAGGTGCCAAATTTAGAGTAAGCTGCTGTGCACCAGTAAGCTTGTGAGAGCATCTACTGACCACTTTCCTTCACAGGCAAATCAACTGCATAGACTGCAGccatgtgtatgtgcttgttcaAAGAATGATCACATGATGGGCTGACATATATTTACTGCACCATCTTACAGAACAAATAAGCCTCACCTGAGTAACTGGATGTGTCGCTCTTCCCATGGCCTCCAACCATCTAAAATAACagtttttgtacatgtttattgtacagaaatatCTGATCTGGGTGTGTGCTATTCCAGAGATGATATTCCTTTCTATTTTTCAAACACTCATTGCCAAAGGCACATGTAGTTGTAGAAGCATGAGTGTGGTCTCTTTGTAACACTTTGTATGGCTCTAAAAAGCTCTAAAAAGCTGGTGTCCAAAAAGTAATGGACACCAacttcaatcaggctaaaaggAGGGGCAAAACTGTGTGCATAACAGACCATCACATTAGTATTGTACCTTTTCATCtcctggctagatgtagcacaGAGGAAGTAAACTCGGCTGGCTGATAGGGGGCAGCACTTGAAAACAAAGGGTTTACCAAGACTGGTGTCAGCTCCCacctcagccccctccagcctaaCAGCTGACAGAGCCCGTCTACTGCCCTCATCCTGCAGATACAGATACAGTAAAGTATCTAATGTTTGCAAACCATTTACAATCCAATCAAAGCAATCAAGAGTTCAGCTGTATGACAGGGTCATTACCATACTAATTTAATTTTTTAAATTGAATAATCACTGAACGTTTACATAATTGTAATTGATCTATATCATATGCAGATTATGGTATTCTTTTGGTAGTCAAGATGTTGTTCTCACCCTTTTGTGCCTGTAGTAGTAAAGACAGCAGTCATGTCGCAGTACGAaccacctcttcctccatcccttgaTCAAGCCAGATTGTGTGCGCTTGTGGAGGTATCCCCGACATGCTGGTCTTGGAGTGTTAGGACTGCGTCCGATGTCTGAGCCAATTGTCAAGGTCAGTAGGTCTGGGCCTGTCAAAGCACAATATATATGAATTTACATTCTAAAAAAGTGTAACGTCAAATGTCAGTCCAATGCTACATGAAAAGACAACACTACCTCAATTTGAAAAACTCCATTTTAACTAAGACTAGGTTTCTAGGTTGTTGggggttttttttttaccagcaaATAGCCATTATACCTGTAAGAGCACTGTATATTCTGTACAATTAACTAGATCTCTGCAAAGAAATAACAAGAAGGTTTGATGCTAGCAGTAATTCCACCTTAAATACTTGTTTCTGTGACAACAAATAAAAGTTTAAGTGTCAAAAAGTGCCACATAGGGCTATCATACAATAACAAAATAAATCCTAAAAAGTGGCCAACTTCTTGGGTGTGGCATTTTTCTACAAGGTGTCTGAAACATTCCGCAGGGATGTTAAGGGACCTAAGGTATACATGGACTTATTCTATAATTATTCCAGTATTCTGGAAGGTCAGCTATCCACTAAACCTTCCAGGACCAGGTCTGACAAGTATGTTCTGAGATAACCGCTGTTGCACTGTGCCTGCCTGTGGTCTGCCTGTTAACTTGCTATATCCTCTCTACTCCTAACCCTTATTCTATCCTCTCATCAACAAGCTTTTTTGATTTTGCACACAGGTCTGCTATTGACGAGAGGTTTCTTGTTTGTCACACCATGTTAAACCCTAGACGCTACTCAGAAAACCCAAGGGAGCGGCTTGAAGCGGCCAGGGTAGCCGTTTCTAAGATACTGAAACCGGTGCACCTGGCACTGATGACCATTCTGCTCTCAAAGTCGATTGTTTTCTCCATTCTGAAATTCTTTGTACCAGTGAGTAAACGTCTCAAAGCCTTCTGCTtgtttcttttatttttatAGCA
This is a stretch of genomic DNA from Osmerus mordax isolate fOsmMor3 chromosome 20, fOsmMor3.pri, whole genome shotgun sequence. It encodes these proteins:
- the lyz gene encoding lysozyme C — protein: MRALVFLLLAAVASAKVYQRCALASKVMKDAGMDGFRGNGLPNWVCLAKWESNYNTLAINHNTDGSTDYGIFQINSRYWCDDGRTPGAKNICGIRCRELLTDNIQTAIRCAKRVAQDPNGIKAWVAWRRHCQNQDLSSYVAGCGVWEL